The DNA segment AGTATTTTTATTGGATTTATAATGAATTTACCAGTTTTATGCTAGTTTTGTCAATTGTTTTAACTCACTAAAATTATGAAATTTTCCGCAAATTTCGTAAAAGAAAGCACTGTTATAATTGTCTGTTGATTTCCGCTCCAGGAGCGAGCGGTTCGTGGGTGTTTCGGCGAGCCTCCTCGGCGCTTGCACCTGCGGGGTCTCCCCTGAACCATACTCCCACAGGAGTCTTCGCTCCTTCCGCTCCAATCAACAGGGTATAAAAATCAACAATGTTCTTTAACATAGCCTAAAAGAAAAACACAGACATTTTGCTGTGTTTTTTAGCATGACTTACTCTTTATTTTTATCTTTTCCATAAAACCATTTTACCTCAACCTCATCCCAAAAAGTCGAAGCGGTAGCAGGTGTCTTCATTTGCTCTAGGGCTATTTGCCTGCGGATTTGTTCTTTCACTTCATCAAAAGAATAACTTTTTCCGCTCAGCTTTCCTTCTAGCTTAATTAAGACGTACCCGTCATCCACCTTTATTGGTTTACTGTATGCACCCTTTTTAAGCTTTTTAGCTGTTTCTATATATTTTTGGGGATACCGTTCATCCTCTTCCGTAATATACCCAATATCTCCGCCATCATTAGCTGAGAATTCATCAATTGAGCGTTCCATCGCCAACGCAGGAAAACTAGATCCATGTGCTAACTCTTTTGATGCTTTTGTTGCTTCATTTTTTGTTTTTACAATAATATGTGATAAGTGATAGGCAGTAGGGATATTGAAAAGGTCTTTATTTTTTTCATAATACCTTTTTAATTCTTTTGAAGAAACGTCCACATCTCTTGTTAAAAGTTCTTCTAACAGAAGGGTGTTGCGTATTTCTTCTTTCCACTTCTTATCGCTAGCATGATTTTTTTGACTAAGTGGATCCACAGTGGATTGAAGCATTCTAAATTCACGCTCAACCTCTTGATCTGAAATTGTTATTTTGTACTTAGCCGCTGTTTCTGTAACAACCTTCTGATCGATCATTTCCTTTAAGACGTCTTTTCCATATTTAGCTTCTAATTCATTG comes from the Neobacillus sp. PS2-9 genome and includes:
- a CDS encoding peptidyl-prolyl cis-trans isomerase is translated as MGKKQLWMVIAALILVNVLTVVFFQSKVKEASGAAMSEETVATVGKTSISRQDWLNELEAKYGKDVLKEMIDQKVVTETAAKYKITISDQEVEREFRMLQSTVDPLSQKNHASDKKWKEEIRNTLLLEELLTRDVDVSSKELKRYYEKNKDLFNIPTAYHLSHIIVKTKNEATKASKELAHGSSFPALAMERSIDEFSANDGGDIGYITEEDERYPQKYIETAKKLKKGAYSKPIKVDDGYVLIKLEGKLSGKSYSFDEVKEQIRRQIALEQMKTPATASTFWDEVEVKWFYGKDKNKE